A single genomic interval of Deinococcus planocerae harbors:
- a CDS encoding ParA family protein gives MIVTVAGYKGGVGKTTTAVHLAAYLNHRGPTLLVDGDLNRSATLWSRNGGDVLPFKVVPEQQLARFARQFEHIVIDTAARPSSDELRDLAGGCDLLVLPTNPEAMSLDAMLQTTKGLQSIGADGHNYRVLLTLVPPRPATDGEAARALLKEVGLPMFRAEVRRTSAFTNASAAGVLVRDVRSKGGRLGWMDYEHVGDELMKVVDA, from the coding sequence ATGATCGTGACGGTCGCTGGCTACAAGGGCGGGGTGGGTAAGACCACCACTGCGGTTCATCTTGCGGCGTATCTCAACCACCGGGGACCGACGCTGCTCGTCGACGGTGACCTCAACCGCAGCGCCACCCTGTGGAGCCGCAACGGGGGAGACGTCCTGCCCTTCAAGGTGGTGCCCGAGCAACAGCTCGCGCGCTTCGCCCGGCAGTTCGAGCACATCGTGATCGACACGGCCGCACGGCCCTCCAGCGACGAGCTGCGCGACCTCGCGGGCGGCTGTGATCTGCTGGTGTTGCCCACCAATCCCGAGGCGATGAGCCTCGACGCGATGCTGCAAACCACCAAGGGCCTTCAGAGCATCGGCGCGGACGGTCACAACTACCGGGTGCTGCTCACGCTCGTGCCGCCCCGGCCTGCCACGGACGGCGAGGCGGCGCGTGCCCTGCTGAAGGAAGTGGGCCTCCCGATGTTCCGGGCGGAGGTCCGGCGCACGTCCGCCTTCACCAACGCGAGCGCTGCGGGCGTCCTCGTGCGCGACGTGCGCAGCAAGGGTGGGCGACTCGGATGGATGGACTACGAACACGTCGGCGACGAGCTGATGAAGGTGGTGGACGCATGA
- a CDS encoding ATP-binding protein has protein sequence MLVTPLEESDTLEMKREWSGRMKGLEDLAAFANTHGGTLVIGVDDDGETVFGFDPSDGELRALLAEVVDQLRLTPEVRRVPTPEGRRVVTLAVRPAPTLVAYRGRYLTRVGSTNRDMTPDEVARRALDLSGQSWDALPGPTTFPPGREHPELQPSAVSAFLRLARRRLPHASPDDSPREVLEHLRLVREDRPNRAAYLLFGRRPQDVASGAVVQVAHFKEGRLLNDRTLEGTVLQQLQDTLDTLRSYLGVGYQVGDRAAIEGDPSLSLLERLQRAEQWPYPLEALREALVNALIHREYTRSDRIQVRVFENELDVWSPGGLPAGLTIETLRDERHPSRLRNPHVAEAFYLMDLVERWGTGTTRMVRACRERGLPEPVFAEDSGGVRVTFRHAPAQGQQGLNARQLQALAYVRERGSITNTEYRTLTGASDRTASQDLRALLDARLLRREGQGRGTRYRLDDPSNPQ, from the coding sequence GTGCTAGTCACCCCCCTCGAAGAAAGCGACACGCTGGAAATGAAGCGCGAGTGGTCGGGGCGCATGAAAGGGCTCGAAGACCTGGCCGCCTTTGCCAATACTCACGGCGGCACCCTGGTGATCGGGGTGGACGACGATGGGGAGACGGTGTTCGGCTTCGACCCGAGCGACGGAGAGCTGCGCGCCCTGCTCGCGGAAGTCGTCGACCAACTTCGCCTCACGCCTGAGGTGCGGCGGGTACCCACACCGGAGGGCCGCCGCGTCGTCACGCTCGCCGTCCGGCCCGCGCCGACCCTGGTGGCTTACCGGGGCCGCTACCTCACCCGGGTAGGCAGCACCAACCGCGACATGACGCCCGACGAGGTGGCCCGGCGCGCCCTCGACCTCAGCGGCCAGTCGTGGGACGCCCTGCCCGGCCCGACGACGTTTCCCCCCGGCCGGGAGCATCCAGAGTTGCAGCCCAGCGCCGTGAGCGCGTTCCTGCGGCTCGCCCGGCGGCGCCTGCCCCACGCCTCCCCCGACGACTCTCCGCGGGAGGTGCTGGAGCACCTGCGCCTCGTGCGCGAGGACCGCCCGAACCGCGCGGCCTACCTGCTGTTCGGGCGCCGCCCACAGGACGTAGCCAGCGGAGCGGTGGTGCAGGTCGCACACTTCAAGGAAGGACGTCTGTTGAATGACCGCACGCTGGAGGGCACCGTGCTCCAGCAACTGCAAGACACGCTCGACACGCTGCGCTCCTATCTCGGTGTGGGCTACCAGGTCGGCGACCGGGCCGCCATCGAGGGTGATCCGTCGCTGAGCCTGCTGGAGCGCCTGCAACGCGCCGAGCAGTGGCCGTACCCGCTGGAGGCGTTGCGCGAGGCGCTCGTCAACGCCCTGATTCACCGGGAATACACGCGCTCCGACCGCATTCAAGTGCGGGTGTTCGAGAACGAACTCGACGTGTGGAGCCCAGGCGGCCTGCCCGCGGGCCTCACCATCGAGACCCTGCGGGATGAGCGCCACCCGTCCCGATTGCGCAACCCGCACGTCGCCGAGGCGTTCTACCTGATGGACCTCGTCGAACGCTGGGGCACGGGAACCACCCGGATGGTCCGCGCCTGCCGGGAGCGGGGGTTGCCCGAGCCGGTCTTCGCGGAGGACAGCGGTGGGGTGCGCGTGACCTTTCGGCATGCTCCGGCGCAGGGTCAGCAGGGCCTCAACGCCCGGCAGCTTCAGGCCCTCGCCTACGTTCGGGAGCGGGGGAGCATCACGAATACCGAGTACCGCACCCTGACGGGCGCGAGTGACCGCACCGCCTCACAAGACCTCAGGGCGCTGCTCGACGCCAGGCTGTTGCGCCGCGAAGGACAGGGACGGGGCACCCGGTATCGCCTCGACGACCCGTCCAACCCGCAGTAA
- a CDS encoding tyrosine-type recombinase/integrase — protein sequence MPDVDSVGKLAVYRGDLLALSREWTGLHDEELRRRAVRAAGERDVAALVRLTTAYLAHAGGSGVLTSQHTVVAYQRGVRQFLAWANGQAVNLLRPGRHDGQSYVNGLLAAGRAPAGVSQRVAAAAALYRALRWAGACDVTPFQDVRVPQDKTPGIVKRPPYSEDEMHDVLRVADTQARFLLLLCAHGGLRISEALALRWEELDESARRLHVTLGKGRRQRVVALSTSLARAARDYRAEYGPGGREHLDGNRTTGPDRVFRFSDTETARYHLGKAFRAAGVRFRGFHPGRKYAGTRLLGQVKDFGRVAAHLGHESVDTTRRGYAALPVDDLKNDLIGW from the coding sequence ATGCCTGACGTTGACTCTGTGGGGAAGCTGGCCGTCTACCGGGGGGACCTCCTGGCCTTAAGTCGGGAGTGGACGGGCCTGCATGACGAGGAACTCCGGCGGCGGGCGGTCCGGGCGGCAGGGGAGAGGGACGTGGCGGCCCTGGTCCGTCTGACGACCGCGTACCTGGCACACGCCGGTGGGTCGGGGGTGCTGACCAGCCAACACACGGTGGTGGCCTACCAACGCGGGGTCCGGCAGTTCCTGGCTTGGGCGAACGGGCAGGCGGTCAACCTCCTGCGTCCCGGGCGCCACGACGGGCAGAGTTACGTGAACGGGTTGCTCGCGGCCGGACGGGCGCCCGCCGGGGTCTCGCAACGGGTGGCCGCCGCCGCCGCCCTCTACCGGGCCTTGCGCTGGGCGGGGGCCTGCGACGTGACTCCCTTTCAGGACGTGCGGGTGCCTCAGGACAAGACGCCGGGCATCGTGAAGCGGCCACCCTATTCCGAGGACGAGATGCACGACGTGCTGCGAGTGGCCGATACCCAGGCCCGCTTCCTGCTGCTGCTCTGTGCTCACGGCGGCCTACGAATCAGCGAAGCGCTGGCCTTGAGGTGGGAGGAGTTGGACGAGAGCGCCCGGCGCCTGCACGTCACCCTGGGCAAGGGCCGCAGGCAGCGGGTGGTGGCGCTGAGCACCTCTCTGGCACGGGCGGCACGGGACTACCGGGCGGAGTACGGGCCTGGCGGCAGGGAACATCTGGACGGCAACCGCACCACGGGCCCGGACCGGGTGTTCCGCTTCTCGGACACGGAGACGGCGCGCTACCACCTGGGCAAGGCGTTCCGGGCAGCGGGGGTGAGGTTCCGGGGCTTTCACCCGGGGCGCAAATACGCGGGCACCCGGCTGCTGGGGCAGGTCAAGGACTTCGGACGGGTCGCGGCCCACCTCGGGCATGAGAGCGTGGACACCACCCGGCGTGGTTATGCGGCCCTCCCTGTTGACGATCTGAAAAATGACCTGATCGGGTGGTGA
- a CDS encoding replication initiator protein A: MNRKRLRPTTPQIERNLDRLGLFSIQARLGESSSWQSAFVIGGRAVRVQGDSSRGRPHGADADLVLGLQQLFLQQGAPEDNWVHTSANALREASLMTKNGRAFHRMREGLLRIWSTGFIVSEGWRRPDGSAVRFNDAFRVVDQIRFWDQESVSDPPELVPDSTLSVRLGTPVAESLRAGFMHPLNRTVLERLEQPPSRALYRLSEAHRYDDEGSIRSSLTVNLMDWRAACGISSTDTDKIRRALEPAHEELIANNYLSDLRMTGRGQATVLEYLYVTKADPDPGLVRLLREQGVGGPRAVQLARDHADRIHEAVEFLRYRRLAGGTPIRNPGGLLADFLVNRAKYEFEPSSPTDPGIQAAHASAVLERQQQAEREAERAVAAQREATSRLPPAEQWREERGALLLMLRRVLSAEDLARLEAQAVAGTLLATDLSRRATAARARGEWNEFVEALRRRLRSGDER; the protein is encoded by the coding sequence ATGAACAGAAAACGCCTCAGGCCCACGACCCCCCAGATCGAGCGAAACCTCGACCGGCTCGGCCTGTTCAGCATTCAGGCCCGCCTGGGTGAGTCGTCGAGCTGGCAGTCCGCGTTCGTGATCGGGGGCCGCGCCGTCCGGGTGCAGGGGGATTCCAGCCGGGGCCGCCCGCATGGGGCCGACGCGGACCTGGTGCTGGGGTTGCAGCAACTGTTTCTCCAGCAGGGGGCCCCCGAGGACAACTGGGTGCACACCAGCGCGAATGCCCTGCGCGAGGCCTCGCTGATGACTAAGAATGGCCGGGCCTTCCACCGGATGCGCGAGGGCCTGCTGCGCATCTGGTCCACCGGCTTCATCGTCAGCGAGGGCTGGCGACGGCCCGACGGCAGTGCCGTGCGTTTCAACGACGCCTTTCGGGTGGTCGACCAGATTCGCTTTTGGGACCAGGAGAGCGTCAGCGACCCACCGGAGCTGGTGCCAGACAGCACCCTCAGCGTGCGGCTGGGCACACCCGTTGCCGAGAGCCTGCGGGCCGGATTCATGCACCCCCTGAACCGCACGGTGCTCGAGCGTCTGGAGCAACCTCCCTCGCGCGCCCTCTACCGGTTGTCGGAGGCGCACCGGTACGACGACGAGGGCAGCATCCGGTCGTCTCTCACCGTCAACCTGATGGACTGGCGGGCTGCCTGCGGGATCAGCAGTACCGACACCGACAAGATTCGCCGGGCCCTGGAGCCCGCCCACGAGGAGTTGATCGCCAACAACTACCTGAGTGACCTCCGGATGACGGGGCGCGGGCAGGCGACAGTGCTGGAATACCTGTACGTGACGAAGGCGGATCCCGACCCCGGGCTGGTCCGGCTGCTGCGCGAGCAGGGCGTGGGGGGGCCCCGGGCGGTGCAGCTCGCCCGTGACCACGCCGACCGCATCCACGAGGCCGTGGAGTTCCTGCGCTATCGCCGACTGGCGGGGGGCACTCCGATTCGCAATCCGGGGGGTCTCCTGGCCGACTTCCTGGTGAACCGGGCGAAGTACGAGTTCGAGCCCAGCAGCCCGACCGATCCCGGGATTCAGGCGGCGCACGCTTCCGCGGTTCTGGAGCGGCAGCAGCAGGCCGAGCGCGAGGCCGAACGGGCGGTCGCGGCCCAGCGCGAGGCGACCTCCCGGCTGCCCCCCGCCGAGCAGTGGCGGGAGGAACGCGGCGCCCTGCTGCTGATGCTCCGCCGGGTGTTGAGTGCCGAGGACCTCGCGCGGCTGGAGGCGCAGGCGGTCGCGGGGACCCTTCTGGCGACGGACCTCTCCCGCCGGGCGACGGCAGCGCGGGCCCGGGGCGAGTGGAACGAATTTGTCGAGGCGCTGCGTAGGCGATTGCGTTCCGGCGACGAACGCTGA